AGGTGTTTCCTTTTTGCCTTCTGAAAAGCTTCAGATAGCAAAGCTACTTTTGGAGGAACTCCGAGTAGATCGTATCGAGGTGGCTTCAGCTCGCGTTTCTGATGGTGAGCTTGAAGGTGTTCAGAAAATCACCCATTGGGCAGCAGAGAAAGGTTATTTGGATCGGGTAGAAGTATTGGGTTTTGTAGATACTCCTTCCTCGGTCAATTGGCTGCTAAAAGCAGGTGCCAAAGTGATGAATTTGCTAACCAAAGGATCGCTTAATCATCTGACCCATCAACTTAGAAAAACTAAAGAGGAGCATTTCTCGGATATTGCAAAAAGTATTGCTCATGCCCAGGAAAATGGAATAGATGTAAATATCTATCTCGAGGACTGGAGTAATGGGATGCGTAATTCCCCAGAATACACGATGGATCTGATTCAGTTTCTTTCAGAGAAGCCTATCAAAAGAATCATGCTCCCCGATACTTTAGGTTTACTTTCGCCAGAAGAAACAAAAGCGTTTTTGCTGGATATTTCTGAAAAGTATCCTTCTGTTCATTTTGATTTCCATGCCCATAATGATTACGATCTTTCTGTAGCAAATGTCATGGAGGCGATTCTAAATGGAGCTTCTGGTATTCATACCACCATCAATGGATTGGGTGAACGAGCAGGGAATGCACCATTGGAGTCAGTTATTGCTGTGATCAAGGATTTTACCAAGTTTGAAATCAATGTTCAAGAGCAGAAAATATACCGTGTCAGTAAGTTGGTAGAACAGTTTTCAGGTCAACATATTCCGGCTAATAAACCGGTGGTTGGAGAGAATGTATTTACCCAGACTGCAGGAATTCATGCGGACGGAGACAATAAGAAAAACCTGTATTTCAATGATCTTCTTCCAGAGAGATTTGGAAGGGAGAGGAAATATGCCTTGGGCAAGACTTCCGGTAAAGCGAATATTGTCAAAAATCTGGAAGAGCTCGGGATTTCTTTAGAGAAGGATGAGCTAACGAAAGTAACGCAGCGGATTATTGAACTAGGAGATAAGAAAGAGAGAGTCACTACAGAAGACCTTCCTTATATTATTTCAGATGTTCTCCAGAATAATTCTATTTCAAAAAATATTCAGATCGAAGGGTATCACATGACACATTCGAAGGGATTGAAGCCAACGGTTCAACTCAAAATGAATATTTATGGAAAAATGTATGATGCCATAGCCACAGGTGATGGGCAATACGATTCCTTTATGCGTGCTCTTCGGAAAATTTATAAGTCTCAGAAAAAAGAGCTTCCAAAATTGATTGATTATCATGTATCCATACCTCCAGGTGGTAAAACCGACGCATTCGTGGAAACGGTGATTACCTGGGATTTTGGAAAGATATTTAAAACGAAAGGCCTTGATGCCGATCAAACAGTGGCAGCGATGATGGCCACAGAGAAAATGCTGAACATTGTCGAATCTTTTAATCAAATACCCACCCAAGAAGAATCAAAATTCTATGGAAATGAATATCGCGCTGTTGCCGGGTGACGGCATCGGCCCAGAAGTAATAGACCAAGCAGTAAAAGTAGTTAAAGCCATAGGGCAAAAATTTGGACATCAAATCACTTTCACCGAAGGTGTAGTAGGTGCCACAGCCATAGATGCGACCGGAGAACCTTATCCAGATGCTACCCATGAAATAGCAGCTGCATCTGATGCAGTATTGTTTG
Above is a window of Algoriphagus machipongonensis DNA encoding:
- a CDS encoding alpha-isopropylmalate synthase regulatory domain-containing protein; protein product: MNNQRRIEIMDTTLRDGEQTSGVSFLPSEKLQIAKLLLEELRVDRIEVASARVSDGELEGVQKITHWAAEKGYLDRVEVLGFVDTPSSVNWLLKAGAKVMNLLTKGSLNHLTHQLRKTKEEHFSDIAKSIAHAQENGIDVNIYLEDWSNGMRNSPEYTMDLIQFLSEKPIKRIMLPDTLGLLSPEETKAFLLDISEKYPSVHFDFHAHNDYDLSVANVMEAILNGASGIHTTINGLGERAGNAPLESVIAVIKDFTKFEINVQEQKIYRVSKLVEQFSGQHIPANKPVVGENVFTQTAGIHADGDNKKNLYFNDLLPERFGRERKYALGKTSGKANIVKNLEELGISLEKDELTKVTQRIIELGDKKERVTTEDLPYIISDVLQNNSISKNIQIEGYHMTHSKGLKPTVQLKMNIYGKMYDAIATGDGQYDSFMRALRKIYKSQKKELPKLIDYHVSIPPGGKTDAFVETVITWDFGKIFKTKGLDADQTVAAMMATEKMLNIVESFNQIPTQEESKFYGNEYRAVAG